The proteins below come from a single Triticum aestivum cultivar Chinese Spring chromosome 5D, IWGSC CS RefSeq v2.1, whole genome shotgun sequence genomic window:
- the LOC123121781 gene encoding protein CURVATURE THYLAKOID 1D, chloroplastic, which produces MAPSASHAGAALVRLPPRPAPSSLPQQGFGRAGASLLAVRATKDSDGFRPLVSEKPEWPAPPPAKREGLDGFGREASNGEEDGQAQGELAPWSVLNQLGVELDSDSSYTALVYGSSAIVAIWISSIVVSALESVPVVPQVMEVVGLGFTVWFTSRYLIFKENRDELITRIGSIKRQVLGSRDD; this is translated from the exons ATGGCTCCGTCCGCTTCGCACGCCGGCGCCGCGCTCGTGCGCCTCCCTCCCCGCCCCGCGCCGAGCTCCCTGCCACAGCAAG GTTTTGGCCGCGCCGGAGCCTCGCTGCTGGCCGTGCGTGCGACCAAGGACTCGGACGGGTTCAGACCTCTGGTCTCCGAGAAGCCCGagtggccggcgccgccgccggcgaagcGGGAGGGGCTGGATGGTTTCGGCCGGGAGGCGAGCAATGGGGAGGAAGACGGGCAGGCGCAGGGCGAGCTGGCTCCGTGGAGCGTTCTCAACCAGCTCGGCGTCGAG TTGGATTCTGACAGTTCATATACTGCTCTAGTCTATGGGTCCTCCGCCATTGTTGCTATTTGGATATCATCAATAGTGGTTTCTGCACTTGAATCAGTCCCTGTG GTTCCTCAGGTGATGGAAGTGGTTGGCCTCGGCTTCACGGTTTGGTTCACCTCGCGATATCTGATATTTAAG GAAAACAGGGACGAGCTGATCACGAGAATCGGCTCCATCAAGAGGCAGGTGCTCGGGTCTCGTGACGACTGA
- the LOC123121778 gene encoding glucose-6-phosphate isomerase 1, chloroplastic — MASISGAAAPPSSSSACRLRLRRQLLMRPSHLRLRAPHSIADLSRSSHSHAPAPPLASRAPAQGGGAVEKDPIKLWDRYVEWLYQHKQLGLFVDVSRMGFTDDFLQRMEPLMQRAFVAMGELEKGAIANPDEGRMVGHYWLRDPGLAPNSFLRTKIEKTVDHILAFSQDIVSGKIKPPSSQVGRFTQILSIGIGGSSLGPQFVSEALAPDNPPLKIRFIDNTDPAGIDHQIAQLGEELKSTLVIVISKSGGTPETRNGLLEVQKAFRDAGLDFSKQGVAITQENSLLDNTARIEGWLDRFPMFDWVGGRTSELSAVGLLPAALQGIDVKEMLVGAALMDEETRNTVVKENPAALLALSWYWATDGIGSKDMVVLPYKDSLLLLSRYLQQLVMESLGKEYDLDGNRVNQGLTVYGNKGSTDQHAYIQQLREGVHNFFVTFIEVLRDRPPGHDWELEPGVTCGDYLFGMLQGTRSALYSNDRESISVTVEEVTPRAVGALVALYERAVGIYASLVNINAYHQPGVEAGKKAAGEVLALQKRVLTVLNEASCKDPAEPLTLEQIADRCHCPEDIEMIYKIIQHMAANDRALIAEGSCGSPRSVKVYLGECNVDDL; from the exons ATGGCGTCCATCTCCGGCGCGgcggcgccgccctcctcctcctccgcgtgcCGGCTGCGGCTCCGGAGGCAGCTGCTCATGCGCCCCTCCCACCTCCGCCTCCGCGCGCCCCATTCCATCGCGGACCTCTCCCGCTCCTCCCACTCCCACGCCCCGGCCCCGCCGCTCGCGTCCAGGGCGCCGGCCCAGGGCGGCGGCGCGGTCGAGAAGGACCCGATCAAGCTCTGGGACCGCTACGTCGAGTGGCTCTACCAGCACAAGCAGCTGGGCCTCTTCGTCGACGTCAGCCGGATGGGCTTCACCGACGACTTCCTCCAAAGGATGGAGCCGCTCATGCAGCGGGCCTTCGTCGCCATGGGGGAGCTCGAGAAGGGCGCCATCGCCAACCCCGACGAGGGCCGCATGGTCGGCCACTACTGGCTCCGCGACCCCGGcctcgcccccaactccttcctccgCACCAAGATCGAGAAGACCGTCGACCACATCCTCGCCTTCTCCCAGGACATCGTCTCTGGCAAG ATTAAACCTCCGTCGTCTCAGGTTGGTCGTTTTACTCAAATACTCTCTATAGGAATTGGAGGGTCATCTTTGGGGCCTCAATTTGTTTCCGAGGCACTTGCGCCTGATAACCCCCCATTGAAG ATACGATTTATTGACAACACCGACCCTGCTGGAATTGATCATCAAATTGCTCAACTAGGGGAGGAACTTAAATCTACTCTTGTAATTGTAATCTCTAAG AGTGGTGGTACACCTGAAACCCGGAATGGTCTACTAGAAGTACAAAAAGCCTTCAGAGATGCTGGACTGGATTTTTCAAAACAG GGTGTTGCAATCACTCAAGAAAATTCTCTATTAGATAACACTGCCAGAATAGAGGGATGGTTAGATCGATTTCCTATGTTTGACTGGGTTGGTGGTAGAACATCAGAATTGTCAGCGGTGGGGTTACTTCCAGCTGCATTACAG GGTATCGATGTCAAGGAAATGCTAGTTGGTGCAGCACTAATGGATGAGGAGACCAGGAACACCGTG GTTAAGGAAAATCCAGCAGCATTACTTGCGTTATCTTGGTATTGGGCTACAGATGGAATAGGCAGTAAG GATATGGTTGTACTTCCTTACAAGGATAGTCTGCTACTTTTGAGTAGATATCTACAACAACTTGTCATGGAATCTCTTGGGAAAGAATACGACCTTGACGGCAATCGG GTTAATCAAGGGCTAACTGTATATGGTAACAAAGGAAGCACAGACCAACATGC CTACATTCAACAGCTAAGAGAAGGGGTGCACAACTTCTTCGTTACTTTTATCGAGGTTTTGCGTGACAGGCCTCCCGGTCATGATTGGGAGCTTGAACCTGGAGTGACATGTGGTGACTACTTGTTTGGGATGTTGCAG GGTACACGTTCTGCTCTTTATTCTAATGACCGAGAGTCCATCTCCGTTACTGTGGAAGAAGTAACTCCCAGAGCTGTTGGAGCACTGGTTGCACTCTATGAACGTGCAGTTGGAATTTATGCTTCTTTAGTAAACATCAATGCATATCATCAGCCTG GTGTCGAGGCAGGGAAAAAAGCAGCAGGAGAGGTATTGGCCCTTCAGAAAAGGGTGCTGACTGTTCTGAATGAGGCCAG CTGCAAAGACCCTGCTGAACCATTGACCCTGGAGCAAATCGCAGATCGTTGCCATTGCCCTGAAGAT ATTGAGATGATATACAAAATAATTCAGCACATGGCAGCCAACGATAGAGCACTTATAGCGGAAGGTAGCTGCGGTTCTCCTCGAAGCGTCAAGGTTTACCTTGGAGAATGCAATGTAGACGACCTATGA
- the LOC123121779 gene encoding uncharacterized protein isoform X1, with translation MEQPSTSSPAAPPPRRPPTKVRLRRQRLEALLQELRRTLDGLGDADLGASLSDVDAGSEAPGYGDSEGGDDDGDGDSAASMASDSDRATDQVFDLLKSRFESPEFLQEFHEIQKSVFQNGAVELDKSWDVIKAGDVWEDDDDNGYVLVKPEDAAEGIAFFVATYLSTLTKTKELSPDRLQKALKKTFSAEKRKGKLRKAWDGTKVIYNVASWGATAVGIYNNQAILKAAGTAIQMSWRVVSKFL, from the exons ATGGAGCAGCcctccacctcctcgccggcggcgCCGCCCCCGCGGCGGCCGCCGACGAAGGTCCGGCTGCGGCGCCAGAGGCTCGAGGCGCTCCTGCAGGAGCTCCGCCGCACGCTCGACGGGCTGGGCGACGCCGATCTCGGCGCCTCGCTCTCCGACGTGGACGCCGGCTCCGAGGCGCCCGGGTACGGGGACAGcgagggcggcgacgacgacggtgacGGTGACTCGGCGGCTTCGATGGCGAGCGATTCCGACCGCGCCACGGACCAG GTGTTTGATCTCCTTAAATCTAGGTTTGAATCACCAGAATTTCTTCAGGAGTTCCATGAAATTCAAAAGTCTGTATTTCAAAACGGGGCAG TTGAATTGGATAAATCATGGGATGTGATAAAGGCGGGAGATGTGTGGGAAGATGATGACGACAATGGATATGTTCTTGTTAAGCCAGAGGATGCAGCtgaagggatagctttctttgtagCCACATACTTATCGACACTTACAAAAACCAAG GAATTATCTCCTGATCGACTTCAAAAAG CCCTTAAGAAGACATTTTCAGCCGAGAAGAGAAAAGGCAAACTTCGGAAGGCATGGGATGGGACAAAAGTCATTTATAACGTAGCTTCATGGGGTGCCACAGCTGTTGG CATCTACAATAACCAAGCAATTCTAAAGGCAGCAGGCACAGCCATTCAGATGTCCTGGCGTGTGGTGTCCAAGTTCCTGTGA
- the LOC123121779 gene encoding uncharacterized protein isoform X2, with product MEQPSTSSPAAPPPRRPPTKVRLRRQRLEALLQELRRTLDGLGDADLGASLSDVDAGSEAPGYGDSEGGDDDGDGDSAASMASDSDRATDQVFDLLKSRFESPEFLQEFHEIQKSVFQNGAVELDKSWDVIKAGDVWEDDDDNGYVLVKPEDAAEGIAFFVATYLSTLTKTKELSPDRLQKALKKTFSAEKRKGKLRKAWDGTKVIYNVASWGATAVGAHFSW from the exons ATGGAGCAGCcctccacctcctcgccggcggcgCCGCCCCCGCGGCGGCCGCCGACGAAGGTCCGGCTGCGGCGCCAGAGGCTCGAGGCGCTCCTGCAGGAGCTCCGCCGCACGCTCGACGGGCTGGGCGACGCCGATCTCGGCGCCTCGCTCTCCGACGTGGACGCCGGCTCCGAGGCGCCCGGGTACGGGGACAGcgagggcggcgacgacgacggtgacGGTGACTCGGCGGCTTCGATGGCGAGCGATTCCGACCGCGCCACGGACCAG GTGTTTGATCTCCTTAAATCTAGGTTTGAATCACCAGAATTTCTTCAGGAGTTCCATGAAATTCAAAAGTCTGTATTTCAAAACGGGGCAG TTGAATTGGATAAATCATGGGATGTGATAAAGGCGGGAGATGTGTGGGAAGATGATGACGACAATGGATATGTTCTTGTTAAGCCAGAGGATGCAGCtgaagggatagctttctttgtagCCACATACTTATCGACACTTACAAAAACCAAG GAATTATCTCCTGATCGACTTCAAAAAG CCCTTAAGAAGACATTTTCAGCCGAGAAGAGAAAAGGCAAACTTCGGAAGGCATGGGATGGGACAAAAGTCATTTATAACGTAGCTTCATGGGGTGCCACAGCTGTTGG TGCACATTTTTCATGGTAA